TATTAGCAGAACCCAGGTCGCCGGAACCGGAAGAGAAATCCGTAATCTCAATCTCCCCTACGGCCGCATCAAAAGAGGTGGGGTCCACATCAATTACCGGGATGGCATCATTCAACTCACCAAAATTGAAATCCTGCTCCTTGGAGATAGTGATGAAGTCGTCGCCGTCTACCGTAAACAACGAATCGAAGTCTGAGCCTGTCGTGTCAATCATGACTGACATGGTAGAGTCTCCCATGAATTGAAACGTCTTGTTGTACATCACGGGGGCTTCTACTTTGTGTGAAGTTCTGAAATCGGGTGATTTCGGAAGTTCACACCCTGTAAAAGCCACACCAAGTGCTATACACGCTATAAAGTGTTTTTTGATCTGCATTACCGAGTAATTTGATTTTGAATATTATATTGGACCCGAAGAAAATACCTGAAGGTAGGTTCAACAGTATTTTAGTATTCTATTTACCTAAAGCTATCAAAGCCTTGTAAGTATAGAAAGTTAAAATTGATTTAGCTAAAAAAAACGCCTGAATATGTAGTGTACAGTTGCCTCTACAGAACGCTTATCCAAGTTTCGGTGGTATTATCGGTACTATTTAATTTTTATTAACCGGATTAATTTCCCGTTAAACTAATTTCTGATGATCCTCACAATTCTCACTACAATTCGGTATTTTTGATGCTTCGTTTGAACGCAATTAATTAATCCAATTTTTATAGATGTCTGACCAGGAATTATCCCTCTCCGAACAAGAAGAAATTCGCAGGGAAAAACTTCAGCAACTCCAGGATTTAGGAGTTAACCCCTACCCTCACTCTTTTGACGTTACCCACAATTCAAAACAGATTTTAGATGATGAAGAGCATTATCTCCGGGATGAGGAAACCAATCCTGATTCTGAAATCGTGACCGTTGCCGGACGTGTAATGACGCGCCGCATTATGGGGAAAGCTTCTTTCTTTAACCTGCAGGATTCCGAAGGCACTATTCAGGTATATATCCGCCGGGATGACGTAGCCACCGAAGAGCTGGGCAACGACAACTACAATAAGGTGTTCAAGAAGCTTGTGGACATCGGCGACATTGTCGGCATCAAAGGCTTTGTGTTTAAGACCGGAACCGGCGAGACTACCATTCATGCCGAAGAATTCCACTTTTTGACTAAAACCATCCGCCCTATCCCTACTCCCAAAGAGGAGGAAACAGAAGATGGGGAGACGATTGTCCACGATGCTTTTACTGATAAAGAGCAGCGCTACCGCATGCGCTATGTGGATTTGATTGTGAATCCTGAAGTGCGTGAAACCTTCAAGCAACGTACCCAAATGGTTCAGATCATGCGTAATGTGATGAACGAGAAAGGATACCTGGAAGTGGAAACACCCATCCTTCAGCCTGTTTACGGTGGCGCAGCGGCCAAGCCTTTTGTGACGCATCACAATGCACTGGATATGGATTTATATCTTCGTATCGCTAATGAACTCTATCTGAAGCGACTTATCGTTGGCGGTTATGATGGCGTTTATGAATTTTCGAAGGATTTCAGGAATGAAGGTCTTTCCCGCTTCCACAATCCGGAGTTTACCCAGGTTGAGCTGTACGTTGCCTATAAAGACTACAACTGGATGATGGAGTTCACCGAGAAGATGCTGGAGAAGGTAGCTATCGAACTCCACGGTTCTACCAAAGTACAGGTTGGCGAACATGAAATTGATTTCAAAGCCCCATGGCCCCGTGTTCCTCTTTTTGAAGCTATTGAAAAAGAAACCGGGCATGACCTTTATGGCAAAGACCTGGATGAACTGAAGGCGGTTGCCAAAGAACTGCACATTGAAATGGACGAGTCTTTCGGTGCCGGTAAAATCATCGATGAGATTTTCGGGGAATACGTGGAAGGCAAACTCATTCAGCCAACATTTATCACCGACTACCCGTTGGAGATGAGTCCGCTTACCAAAAAGCACCGATCCAAGGAAGGATTGGTCGAGCGGTTTGAAGCCATCTGTAACGGAAAAGAAATTGCCAATGCTTACACCGAGCTTAATGATCCGATTGACCAGCGGGAACGACTGGAAGAGCAGGCCAAGCTAAGAGCCGGCGGAGATGATGAAGCCATGACCATCGACGACGACTTTATCCGAGCCCTCGAATATGGCATGCCTCCTACTGCAGGAATAGGAATTGGAATCGACCGTCTGGCGATGATAATGACTAACTCAGAATCCATCCGCGACGTCCTTTTCTTCCCTCAGATGAAACCGGAATAGTTGTTTAAGCACCAAATACCAAGTCACAAGCTCCAAATTCCAATGACCAGAATAAAAACTTATAGATCATTATTTACCGTCATTGCGAGGAGACGAACAGGTAAAACTGTGATTGGGATTTATAACGACGAAGCAATCTTCATGAACCACACAACAAGTCCTGAAAAGGAGATTGCCACGTCGCATTCGCTCCTCGCAATGACGGTATTTTCTGGTTTTTGGAATTTGATACTTGAAACTTGGAGTTTAAACAAATGAAATTTGAGTGGTACCTGGCACTTCGGTATTTCAAAGGCTCGCGCAAAAGCTCGGGCTTTTTGTCGTTCATCAAGTACATGTCGATTACCGGCATTGCGGTGGGCTCGGCCGGGCTCCTCATCGCCCTTTCCATTGTCCACGGATTTAAATCCACGATTAACGGGAAGATTATGGATTTTGCCCCGCATATCACCGTCACCACTTTTACGGACCGACCCATCGAACGGGTAGACACCGTTTTTGCCCATCTCGACCGATATCCCGAAATCAAGAGTAAGCAGATTGTGATTCAGGGTCAGGTTATGATTCAAACCCGGGATGCCGTAACCGGAACAACGCTCAAAGGTGTTGATTTAGACAGACCCTCGTTCGGAGTTGGAAAGTATATTTCTGAAGGAACATATAGCCTGGGGCGGGATTCCACCGGTATGCCCGGCGTTGTGATGGGCGCCCAGCTGGCCCAGGAACTTCAGGCCGAAATTGGATCTGTGATTACTGTTTATACTATTGAAGGCATTCCCTCCTTAATCAACTCCCCCGAAATCAAGCAATTCAGGCTGACCGGTATTTACGAAACGGGAATCGACCGGTTTGATGACGTGTTTGCCATGGTGAGCCGACCCCACGCCCAACAGCTGTTCAAGTATCCACCCAATGTAGCCGATGGTATTGAATTAAGGTTGCAGGATGATGTGGACATTTTCCCCTTCAAAGAAAAGCTGAGTGAAAGCCTCACCTTCCCCTACTACAATGAAACCATTTACACCGTTTTCGGGAATATTTTTGCCTGGGTGGAACTGCAGGAAAATATGATTCCCCTGGTAATCAGCGGAATGATTATTGTAGCTGCGTTTAACCTGATTGGAGCTATCCTGATGATGGTGCTGGAGCGTACCCGAGATATTGGCGTACTGAAAACCATTGGCAGTAAGTCGAAGATCATACGCCGGATTTTTCTGATGGAGGGACTGATGGTCGCCGGGGTCGGGCTTATTATCGGAATTGGTATATCTTTACTTTTTTGGTTCCTGCAGGCTAACTACCAGATTATCCCTCTTTCACAGGAAAACTACTACATGAGTTATGCCCCGGTGGAACCGCACCTGATGGATTTCCTGATTACAGCCGTAGTCACCCTTCTCCTCTCCGCCATCGCCTCCTGGTTCCCCGCCCGTGTAGCTGCCAATACCGATCCGGTTAAGGTTATTTCGTTCGGTCGATAAGGACTGGCGGTAACGTTCATTCTGATACAGATTGTCGGTATGAGGTTAAATTCCAAGCTTCAAGCTCCAAATTCCAATGACCAATTCTATGAAAACGAAACACCACCAAAGACCAGTCATTGCGAGGAGCCTCCGAATCCAAATGCCGGGCTAGGTGCATAACGACGCGGCAATCTCTCTGAATCTGGCAACCAAACCATTTAACAATTTCATCCCTGCTAAGCAGGGAGCTGATTGGCTCGGTAAGCTCTACAACTGGTGCCTTTATACTAACTGTTCCGACCTCTTTTGTTTTCTCCTTGTCAAGGAGAAAGACGCGTTGAAATGTTTGGTAGTTTGATTCATTCTCTTCCCTTTTTTAAGCTCCGAAAAAGCCTCCTCCTTACGAAGGAGAAGATTTAGAGGAGGTCGAGGGTTTAGGGCAGTGAGTTATAATGTTTGGGTGAAATCTATACCTGAGGAGCAATCTTCGTGAATTAGACTTAAAGATTTTTTGGAGTTTCATCCACAAGCATCACTACCATAAACCTCAGCTTGTTTCATGAAAATCCAACCCTCTCTATTCTTTGAATCAATAACTCTAACCCACCATTCTGTTTTTGATTTCTTGACTTGTTTAGCAAATTCTGTTTCCTCTGGTTCATCAGCCCGTCGATTAAACCAGTAATGGTCCGAAACACTAGAATATTTACCTTGGTAAAAAACTTTATAATATCCTTCTCCTTCATAATTCAAAACATATAAAGTGTCATTTGCTTCTATTCTCCACCAAGCCATAGCAAATGATTTTTTCGCAATGATCTCACCGGGCTCAATGATGTAAACATTTCCTGTTTCTGCTTTAAATTCTTCACCTTCTGGAATCATGAAAAGTAAAGTAGTATCTCGTGGATTCTCATACACCTTGATGTCGTTTTCGGCAGACCATTCTGTATAAACACAACATTCGAACGGACAAACTCCTTCCATGACCACCGGAACAACCATTTTATCCTGAGCTGTAGTTGCAGCTGAAAAGACAAAATGAAGAAGAAGACTTAGAATAAGGTTACGGAAAGTATTCATATGAAAGAGTATTTAGTGAGCTCTTGAAACTAATATCATTCAGGTTAATAAGGCTAAGCCTCTATTAGGCATTCAACAGCAGAGCAGCGGAACAAGAATAAGCAATTTCCATGACTACGGAATTAAGTCTTACAGGGAGCTTAAATTTATTATCTGTCCACTCATTATTTGAGTTCTAAGCTAATTTCATATTCCTTCCCGTTCATTGAGAATACAATTCTTTTGGATGTATGTTTTAAAATTTTTCGATCGCTTACATCGAATTCTTTGTGATGGTTAGGACAAAGAATTAAAATATTGCGAGGAGATTCAGGCCCTTTCTGGTTTTTGGGTATAATATGAGCCGCTTCAATGTAAAAGGTATTGTCTCTTTTTTGAATAGAATGACCACAAATCTGACACTTGTAATCTCTTAGGTATTTTAGCTGAGCAATAGTTTTGTTATCTCTCTTATAACTTGTGCTTTTAATAGTTATGGTTTGTGGATCTGAAGATGAGATTGAGTTTAATTCTTCGATTATTAAATCTCTATCTACATTGTTTGAAGTTAAGTAGTCATGAATTTCATCTTGTTCAGCATTGTCAATTGATAGAAGACTATATCCTGAAAATTGATCATATATTTTTCTAACTGTTCTTAAAGTTGTATTCCGGAGTGACTCGTAATATTCAATATGGAGCTTTAATGAAGTAAGGGCATCAATCAGTGATTCAATACCGAAATCTTGCTTAATATTCTCTAAAAAATAGTTTGTTGAATAGGCATTGAGAGTCCTCGTGAACCTTTTACCTTCCATCATGCATTTGAAAATATTAATGAAGTCTGAGGCTGTATTAGGATTCATTTCATGCTTTTCTTTAAGAAGAGAGCGGCCGTCTTGAAATGATATTTCTTCTAAGTACACAGCTTTAGAAACTTCATATGCTTTCTGAGAATGTTGTTCAGTAACTTTCATTATCAAATATCATCTAATTTTTATAATCATTGAATGCCCATAATTAATAATATTACAGATATGCTTATCCGTACTATTACAGTGTATAATATTCCAAATCCACCTTAAGTCCAAGTAAACCCCTGTATTTCAACATTATGCAGATTTATTAATATTCAAAATTTTGCTACCATTTCTTTACTCTCAAACTCCTACTTTTAGCCACTCAGTAGTAAAACATTCAATACGAATTTCATGGACCCCGTCACTCACGGACTTATCGGTGCCACCGCTTCACAGTCGTTTGCGGATAAACGAAGCTTTCGGGCGGCGGCTTTTACCGGGCTGGCATCGGCCATGCTCGCCGACCTTGATGTGTTTCTTGGCAGTGCCTCCGATCCGCTGCTCAACCTGGAGCTGCACCGGCAGTTTACCCATTCCATCGTGTTTATTCCGGTTGGTGCGCTGTTCGCTACCCTCCTGCTTTGGTGGTTTGTGAAGAATCATCTTACCGTCAAAGAAACGTACCTGTTCAGTTTAGCCGGTTACGCAACTGCCGGCATTACCGATGTCTTCACCAGCTACGGCGTGCTCCTCTTCTGGCCCTTCAGCGACACCCGTGTTTCCCTGGATATCATCTCCGTCTTTGATCCACTATTTACATTTGGAGTTATCCTTTTGACCGGCATGGCTTTCTACAAATGGAAGCAACTCTTCGCCTGGCTTGCCCTCGGATGGATGGCCTTCTACCTCTTCTTTGGATTTACCCAACAGCTTAAAGCAACGGAGGTTGCCCGACAAAAAGCCGGACATACAAACCACGAGATTCATCAGCTGATCGTAAAACCCACCATTGCCAACAACTGGCTGTGGAGCATTCGTTATACAGCTAACGATAGCCTACATACAGCCGGCGTAAAACTCATTCCCTTTTCTGATCCCGTAATTTACAACGGCGAAAGCACTCCGCTAATGGATTGGGAATCAGCATTCAGATCGTACCGGGGAACCACACTCTATAACGATATCGCCCGCTTTTCAAAACTCTCGGATGGCATACTGATACGTCACGCCAATCACGAACAAGTTATAGGCGATGGACGTTATTCCATGCTCCCGACCACCCTTTCTCCGCTCTGGGGTATTGAGGTTGATACGACCAAACCCAATCAGCATGTGCAGTTTGGGACGTATCGAGATGCGGGTGAAGAGGTAAGAAAACCGTTTCTGGAGATGTTGTTTTAGGAATGAGTTTCTGGCCCTTAGCTGCCCTTTCCGACCTCTTTTGTTTTCTCCTTATTAAGGAGAAAGACGCGTTGAAATGCTTCTTTGCTTAAATCTAATATCGTAATCTTTTATGAAGCATGGAAAAGTCTCCTCCTTGCGAAGGAGGAGATTTAGTGGAGGACGGAGGTTGCAATCATCCATCAAGCCATTTCCACCTAACGACCCACCTCCCTACCGGCAGGCAGGCCCCAACCCTCCCTATTGCGCTGCGCTTATATGGAGGGGGCGCTTAATTAAAGAGTATTCCCATAACCTATATCTTTCTCGCCACACCAACTCTTACCAACGAGTCCTCTTTCCCTGCGGCCACAGATAAGAGTTCAAATGTACTACAGGCGCGCCGGAGGGAGAGAGACAGAGAGACAGAGAGAGGGTCCTCTATGAAAAGGGTTCATCATTTCATCTCACCAACCTCCAAAATCTTCTCCAGCACCCGATCCATATCCGCCAGCTCTTCTTTTTTACCCGAAGTACTTTTAATCCCAATCCATTGAGTACTACATCCCGTTGGTAATCATACTCCTTTTGGAAATCATGGACTTTGCCGTCCATTTCTACAACCAGCTTTAGTTCCGCACAATAGAAATCAGCGATGTAGAAATACCGGCGGTTATTATGTTGCTCGTGCACAAAAGGTTTTTGACGAAGAAATTTATATCCACCCAGTTGACGGTTTCTTACATACTTCCATAATATTTTCTCGGAAGGCGTTGCATTATTTCGCAACTCTCTGGGTATTTCGGTTATGGTTTTTTTGGTGAGATTCATGATTGAATTAGAATGATTTGCCCGAAAACCGCAAGTTTGTTGTGCAAACGTTATAGCCCTTCGCTAAACGACCCACCTCCCTACCGGCAGGCAGGCCCCAACCCTCCCTATTGCGCTACGCTTATATGGAGGGAGCGCTTAATTAAAGAGTTTACCCTTTGCTCATATCTTTTTTACCACCCTAACTCTAACCAACGAGTCCTCTTTCCCTGCGGCCACAGATAAGAGTTCAAATGTAATACAGGCGCGCCGGAGGGAGAGAGACAGAGAGAGGGTCCTGTATTAAAGGGCAACCAACTACCCCAAACAAAAAAGGGCGGACAAACTGTCCGCCCTGCAGGTAATAATCTAATTTGAATCCGGAGCTTAGTTCAGAACGGTTTCCACTTCGTCCCATTCCATGTCGAAGGCTTCGGCTACATCCTGATACACGATGGTACCGTTGGCGATGTTGAGGCCTTTGAGGAGCTCCGCATCATCTTTCAGGGCTTTCTTCCAGCCTTTGTTGGCCAGTGCTACCGCATATGGAAGCGTCACGTTGGTGAGTCCCATGGTAGAGGTGTAAGGAACCGCTCCCGGCATGTTGGCCACACAGTAGTGAACTACATCGTCCACCATGTACACCGGATCTTTATGTGTGGTTGGCTTGGAGGTTTCAAAACATCCGCCCTGGTCAATGGCTACATCAACCAATACGGTTCCGGGCTTCATTTCCTTCAGCATATCACGGGTAATCAGGTGTGGGGCTTTGGCACCGGGCTTCAGTACTGCACCGATAATCAAATCCACACCCGGAAGCATCTTGCGGATATTGGCTTCGGATGAAAACATCGTGTTTACATTTTTGTCCATTACATCATCGAGGTATCGCAGGCGTGGCATGTTAATATCCATGATGGTAGTATCGGCGCCCATACCGGCAGCAATCTTGGCCGCGTTCACACCTACAACTCCGCCGCCCAATACCAATACTTTGGCCGGAGGTACACCGGGAATTCCACCCATCAGTTTTCCTAAACCGCCTTTGGGTTTTTCAAGGTAAACAGCTCCTTCCTGAGCGGCCATTCGTCCTGCTACTTCACTCATCGGGATAAGAAGCGGTAACGAACGGTCTGCTTTTTCTACTGTTTCATAAGCGATGGCAATACACTTTGAGTCAACAACGGCTTTTGTAAGCGCTTCTTCAGCTGCAAAATGAAAATAAGTGAAGATCACTTGTCCTTCCCGCATGCGTGGATACTCAACGGCGATCGGCTCTTTCACTTTCATGATCATTTCGGCCTTTTTCCATACTTCCTCCACGTCGTCAATAATGGTAGCACCGGCATCGATATAATCCTGGTTGCTGAACCCGCTGCCAACACCCGCATTTTTCTCGATTAACACTTCATGTCCGTTGCGCTTCATCTGAACAACGCCGCCGGGCTGAATAGCTACCCTGTTCTCGTGGGTTTTAATCTCTTTAGGAACTCCAATAATCATGATTTAAAACGTTTGGTTATGCTGTCATTTAAAGGGATGCAAAGGTAGGTATTTTTATCCAAAACTGACGAATGAATATTTCATATTGAGTTGTAAAACTATTTTGTTATTTGTGGTTAATGTCTAAAAATTTGAATCATTTGTACTAATTTCACCCGAATAACTTTCGGAAACTAAATTATTGACTCTATGCACGCTTTTTCTACTAAACTTATTACTGCTTGTGCTCTCTCCTTTTTTTTGATTGCAGGCTGTACCTCTTCCAAAGAAACCACATCCAATCCCACTCAAAAACCATCCCGATCTGCCAGCTCTTCCTCTAACGGTATAAAGCCTTACTCGGAAGTAATCACCGACAAAGCCAAAACCGACGAAGGCTTGTTT
The nucleotide sequence above comes from Gracilimonas sp.. Encoded proteins:
- the ald gene encoding alanine dehydrogenase, which produces MIIGVPKEIKTHENRVAIQPGGVVQMKRNGHEVLIEKNAGVGSGFSNQDYIDAGATIIDDVEEVWKKAEMIMKVKEPIAVEYPRMREGQVIFTYFHFAAEEALTKAVVDSKCIAIAYETVEKADRSLPLLIPMSEVAGRMAAQEGAVYLEKPKGGLGKLMGGIPGVPPAKVLVLGGGVVGVNAAKIAAGMGADTTIMDINMPRLRYLDDVMDKNVNTMFSSEANIRKMLPGVDLIIGAVLKPGAKAPHLITRDMLKEMKPGTVLVDVAIDQGGCFETSKPTTHKDPVYMVDDVVHYCVANMPGAVPYTSTMGLTNVTLPYAVALANKGWKKALKDDAELLKGLNIANGTIVYQDVAEAFDMEWDEVETVLN
- a CDS encoding metal-dependent hydrolase; translated protein: MDPVTHGLIGATASQSFADKRSFRAAAFTGLASAMLADLDVFLGSASDPLLNLELHRQFTHSIVFIPVGALFATLLLWWFVKNHLTVKETYLFSLAGYATAGITDVFTSYGVLLFWPFSDTRVSLDIISVFDPLFTFGVILLTGMAFYKWKQLFAWLALGWMAFYLFFGFTQQLKATEVARQKAGHTNHEIHQLIVKPTIANNWLWSIRYTANDSLHTAGVKLIPFSDPVIYNGESTPLMDWESAFRSYRGTTLYNDIARFSKLSDGILIRHANHEQVIGDGRYSMLPTTLSPLWGIEVDTTKPNQHVQFGTYRDAGEEVRKPFLEMLF
- a CDS encoding FtsX-like permease family protein: MKFEWYLALRYFKGSRKSSGFLSFIKYMSITGIAVGSAGLLIALSIVHGFKSTINGKIMDFAPHITVTTFTDRPIERVDTVFAHLDRYPEIKSKQIVIQGQVMIQTRDAVTGTTLKGVDLDRPSFGVGKYISEGTYSLGRDSTGMPGVVMGAQLAQELQAEIGSVITVYTIEGIPSLINSPEIKQFRLTGIYETGIDRFDDVFAMVSRPHAQQLFKYPPNVADGIELRLQDDVDIFPFKEKLSESLTFPYYNETIYTVFGNIFAWVELQENMIPLVISGMIIVAAFNLIGAILMMVLERTRDIGVLKTIGSKSKIIRRIFLMEGLMVAGVGLIIGIGISLLFWFLQANYQIIPLSQENYYMSYAPVEPHLMDFLITAVVTLLLSAIASWFPARVAANTDPVKVISFGR
- a CDS encoding HNH endonuclease; translated protein: MKVTEQHSQKAYEVSKAVYLEEISFQDGRSLLKEKHEMNPNTASDFINIFKCMMEGKRFTRTLNAYSTNYFLENIKQDFGIESLIDALTSLKLHIEYYESLRNTTLRTVRKIYDQFSGYSLLSIDNAEQDEIHDYLTSNNVDRDLIIEELNSISSSDPQTITIKSTSYKRDNKTIAQLKYLRDYKCQICGHSIQKRDNTFYIEAAHIIPKNQKGPESPRNILILCPNHHKEFDVSDRKILKHTSKRIVFSMNGKEYEISLELK
- a CDS encoding DUF559 domain-containing protein, encoding MNLTKKTITEIPRELRNNATPSEKILWKYVRNRQLGGYKFLRQKPFVHEQHNNRRYFYIADFYCAELKLVVEMDGKVHDFQKEYDYQRDVVLNGLGLKVLRVKKKSWRIWIGCWRRFWRLVR
- the lysS gene encoding lysine--tRNA ligase, whose translation is MSDQELSLSEQEEIRREKLQQLQDLGVNPYPHSFDVTHNSKQILDDEEHYLRDEETNPDSEIVTVAGRVMTRRIMGKASFFNLQDSEGTIQVYIRRDDVATEELGNDNYNKVFKKLVDIGDIVGIKGFVFKTGTGETTIHAEEFHFLTKTIRPIPTPKEEETEDGETIVHDAFTDKEQRYRMRYVDLIVNPEVRETFKQRTQMVQIMRNVMNEKGYLEVETPILQPVYGGAAAKPFVTHHNALDMDLYLRIANELYLKRLIVGGYDGVYEFSKDFRNEGLSRFHNPEFTQVELYVAYKDYNWMMEFTEKMLEKVAIELHGSTKVQVGEHEIDFKAPWPRVPLFEAIEKETGHDLYGKDLDELKAVAKELHIEMDESFGAGKIIDEIFGEYVEGKLIQPTFITDYPLEMSPLTKKHRSKEGLVERFEAICNGKEIANAYTELNDPIDQRERLEEQAKLRAGGDDEAMTIDDDFIRALEYGMPPTAGIGIGIDRLAMIMTNSESIRDVLFFPQMKPE